Part of the Synechococcus sp. MU1617 genome, AGGACTGAATAAGCCGAACTACTACAAATTTGATGGCCTTTTCGCGCTGTGAAAGCAATCACCTTTAATGCCTTCACCCCAAGGATGATGGGCTGTATCTCCATCTCATTCGCCCTCATCGCTGCTTTCGTTGTCCATCCGATGGCCAGCCATGCTCACGGCAAAGGCATCTACCCATCCAAAGCTGTCGCGCAACAACGTGCCAGTGTGATTGGTTGCAATACGGTGCATCAGAACAACGGAAAGTGGATGCCCTGCGCAGATGAGCGTGAACTCCACCGCCAACTTCGCAAGCTATGAACCAACGTCCGCTTTCACGGCGAGCACGCAAGATTCACCGTTGGCTGGTTCCAATCGCCGCTGTTCCGTTGCTGATCACCGCAGGCACGGGATCTCTCTACAGCTTGCTCTTGGAGCAAGACATTGATGCCTTCTGGCTGCTCAAGATCCACACCGGGAATTTCGGTGTTCTGAACCTTCAGCCCGTCTACCCAGTGCTCTTGGGTGGGCTCACCGTCATCGTGACAGTGTCTGGTGCAGCGATGCTCTTGAAACTATCGCGATGACTCCTCATTCCCTGAAGCGGTCTCACTGAAACCGCTTAGTAACGCGCGAAGACGGAGGTTGTTCCGTCATGGGCAATTGCAAGCACCTCGAAACGTTCAGCCTCGACGCCAGCCACCTCCATCCCAGGAGAACCCATTGGCATCCCTGGAACAGCAAGACCACGGATATTGGGCCGTTCCTTCAACAGCCTCTGGATCGCAGAAGCAGGCACATGCCCTTCGATCACATATCCCTCCACAACCGCGGTATGACACGAAGCCTGTTGAGGGCTGACACCACGCGCCTTTTTCACAACATCCATGTCCTCAGTGACATGGTCATCAATGCGAAATCCCGCTGAAGCGATGTGCGATCCCCATGACATACAGCAACCGCAACTCGCCGATCGATACACCGACATCTGGGGCCCCGTCGCCCTGCTGGTGTCGGGCATCGCAGCACCCCCTTTGATATCGCCGTGCACCTGAACCGGCTGAATCACCGAAAGCAGCGAGCCAACCACAAAAACTCCAACCAAGCCCGTGCGCACAGCAGCTGAACACTGACAAAGAAATCGGAATGCCGTCATGGATTGCCTTCTCAGGCATATGGGATCGGTTTCTGCATTATCGCGAGTTGCTCTTGAACACACCCAATTGCAAAACATTCCAAGGCCAACTGGGAGCCAAGTAGCAGCGGAATCGCCGTTACCACCACCCCACCACAACGAAGACTCCTGTTTGACGTCGGAGTCAAGACTCATTGCCTGAAAAGCTGAATCGTTGAACTGAGCTTCTCCAACATGCCTAGCACTCTTAGGTACAAGTCAGTCAGGGAGTCTTAAATATGTATTCGAGTCGAACAATCACCCCTAGGGCCAGAGGTCATTATGAGCTGAATCTCTGATCGATCCATATCGAAAGGGCATAAACACCGACAAACATTGGTAGGTAAGCAATCCAAAGACTGGGTAGGTCGAGGCCGCTGTTATTGATCACGACTAAGCCCAGGTAGCTGAAAGATCCGTAGACAGCCGCCCGGCGAAGTGGGCGTAAAACCTTCTTCATTGTGATTAATGGTTTTGTAGGAACCGCACACCGCCATACAGCAGTGCCATTAGGCCAATAATGGCCACGGAAGTGGTGGCCGTGAGAGTGAATTGGTTGAGCATTGACACCCCTATCTACTGATCTAGTTCTACGCCCAACTCTTGCAAATTTGAGTTAGGAGAACCGCCATTCCAGGATCGCAAACCCGCCCACACAGTTGGGACTGCTCCGAGATACTGGTTTCTTTGCTCTGCGGGCTCTGAGCACCTAGCTGTTAAATCAAAATGGCAGCTTTTCTAAAGCTGGGTAGTGCTTTTCCTGCCGCCAAGGAAAATCAAAATAAGGTGTTTGGATGGGAATCCATCCAGCCGACCGACCGATCCTTGAGCAAGACGAGGACAGCTTTGAGGCCTGGCTGAAGCGCAAATCGAACGAGGTGGAAAAGCCATGGACCTTCCCCGATGAAGCCGCTGGAGCCTTCGAGTTGTCTAAATAGATCTGACCTGCCACTTACATCGTTCTAAGGGGCGATCCACTAGGGGGAAACAACCACTTGGAGATGCCGCGGCTTTGGACGCTCAGGCGACGACTCCGCTTTCACCTTAGTTTCTGATTCTTCTGCTACAGCACGGAGAAAACGTTTGCGCTGAGCCGATTCATTACCAGTCAGCTCAACGTGCTGTTTCGCGATTTTTCGCGCATTATCCACACCCATTAAAAGGGGATGCATTCTTCTTCCGCTCATTGAGAGGTCCTTTTATTCGGGTCTCGCGTTGTGGTCTCTCGGCCCATTCGCGTTTTGGTACTTTCGCGCATCACTGCCCGGAATGCGAGCAGCGACATAAATCGATCAGATGTGGAACGTTTGTCGTGGTCGAGCAACAGGATCGGGAGCCGAGCTGTCAGATCAGACAGCAACAGGCCGGTCTTTGGTGAGGCAGAGGGCCAACATCATCGTCCCTTGAACCCGGCGACTTTCCGGAAACGACGCGACATGTCGAGCCTGCTGAAACCAAAGTCGATAATCACGCTCAAGCTTCAGGGAAAACAACGCCGTCCTGGTCCGAGAAGCGAACAGTCCAGAGTTCTTCGTTGGTCATCAGACCGTTCTCATCCAACAGTTCTGGATGAATGGTTTTGAGGCCTGTCCGGTCCCTCGGCGCGCTGGCCACTGAGGCAGAAGACAAACGCATCACCCGAAACGCCTGCAGGAGCAAGCACGTCAAGACAATGGCGTAAGCGAGAGGGAATAAGCCAGAAAGCACAGAGCGCACCTTTTTGTAAAGAAACGTTAACCGCTGCTGATGCGAATCGTTGCGGTCGGTGCTCGGCACTGCAAAAGGGGTTCTCTGGAGAGAGTCGATCCCAGGCAGCTCTTGCCCTCGCTTGAAGTGAGGGCTCACTGTCATTCAATGCAAGCCAAATTTCACAACCCTAGATTTTATTGATCTGCCTCTTTAGGAAAATGGCTTTCGACGGGGTAGATAAGACAGCGCGTTTCATCATTGCGGCAAGGGCACGTGCAACAGCTGCCTTGGATGAAACGTCTCCAAAGCTCACGTCGCTTGAGAAAGCAATGTGGCTCAACCTGAAGAGGGGTGGACGCCCATGCAAAAACAGCAAGGCGTCATAGGGGAAGTAATCCGAGAGTGGGGCATCTCCGGTTCATTAAAAAACTGCCCTTTCTTCAAAACCAACTAAGCCTCTTTATTTCCACCCATATTCATCTATGGGATCAGGCAACATCGGGCATCGTTCGGAGAAGGGTTCGAATTCATCGCGGCGGCAGACCAGTTTCGCAAGGATCTCCTCACGGCCAAAATCGCTTGATCAGCAGAAGATTCAATTACAACAGTCGTCAATGCACAGGCTGGTGGTGGGGTTGACATCCACAGCTGGTGATCCAACCCACTAGAAGTGGTTAAGCGGATGCCCGTCCTAAGGGTCTCCTTCATGGAGGAGGCTCCAATTTCTAAACGTTCAACGCGAAGTCGGCTCACTTACAGCGGCGGAGCATCACGGAGCTACGCCGAGTCGCTGCGTTGGGGCATTAGGTGGGAAGGGCTACGCAGCAGATGGTTCAGCCGCTTTGGCCACTGGGCAGATGCAGAAAAGTGCTTGGCTCGACTTGAGCACCTCGAGCGGGAATACGCAGACGAAGTAAATGAAAGCGGCTCGCCGTCAGCCTCCACGGGCTAGTCGCAATGCTTAAACCTGTCTGCATATATCAAAAGCGCTAGTCAAAATCGCGACTTACCAAGACGTTATTAAGACAGTTGGAATGTTTGCTTTGATGCCTCGACAGGTACAAGGTGATGGTTAGACCAATAGCAGCTCCAAGATTCCAATGCAGATCATCTGCACCGTTAACGCAGAACCGATGGGGACTCTCATCAACGACGGCAAACATCATCCATTTCGCGCTCTCGCCTGTCCACTTCAGCCTCACATGAAACAGATCCGAGCCAATAAACAGAAGGGGTAATCAGCCCTTAATTCTTTTGATTGCTTTGAAACTAAGGCCTTAGCCCGGAAGCCAAATAGACCCCATGCCGGGAATGCTGAGTTGATTGATCCCATCCGCTGCATTCGCCAACCTTCAACTGATCAGTGAGCGGAAGCCCTGAACCGAAGACAACAGGGCTTTCCTCATTCTCTCAAGAAGCCACCTGGGGAAGTCACACTCCAGGTTTTTTGTCCCCATGCAGGGGTATTGAGGAGCTTGTGTCGAATGGGAGATTGGCACAATCAAGACAGGAGGTGTTCATGACTCCGGCCTTCATTCCCAAAACTTGGACCGAAAGAACTTGCTTGAAGTGGTCTGCTGACGGCTCATTGTCGGAGCACGATCACGATGAACTGATCAAACGCCTTTGCTCTGCAGATCCAGAAATGTCTAAATCCAGAGCTTGCGGAGTTCACCAGGATGCAACCTGAGCAAGATCTCCCCAAAATGAGCCCTCTTCTTCTGCTGATCGGCTTAGGGCTTGGGGTTTACCTCGCTATTTGGCGCAACAAGCAGGCCCTCAAAGTCAGAGCAAAGCGCAGGATTTAACTGAGCTTCAGCTGGCTCGATCACGCTCCGCATCTTCTGCGAAGCCACGATCGCGTAATCGCGCAGCCTCCGTCGCCTTTAGTACGGCACAGGTGAAAGATGTTGAATGCAAGCAGATGTGCGGAGAAATCTGGATGGTTCTGCGATCGCTGCAGAAACACCTGCAACGATCGCTGAATCAATGGTCGCCTCATGGACTCTTTCGGCGACTATTTGCAAGAGATTGGACGGGTTCCACTACTAACGGACCAAGAGGAGATCTACTGCTCGCATCAGATCCAGGCATGGCTCCAATACGTTGGCGGACCCGAAGCCGCACCCACACAAGTTCAGCGGCGGGGCAAGCGGGCTAAGGAACGGCTGATGTCAGGCAATCTCCGCTTGGTTGTTTCCGTTTGCAAAAAAAACCTGGGGCGTGGTCTTGAGTTACAAGACATGGTCCAAGAGGGTTCTCTGGGCCTAAGCCGAGCCGCCGAAAAATTCGATGCAACCAGAGGCTACAAGTTTTCGACTTACGCCTACTGGTGGATTCGTCAGGGGCTCAACAGAGCAATCAGCCAGCAGACCAGAACGATTCGAATTCCCTCAAACCGGAGGGAGCTGCTCTCAAAAATCAAAACTGTAAGAAACCGGCTGACATTGGAGCTAGAGGACCAGCCGACGGTGCAACAGATCTCTGATCAGTTGGACGTAACAGTGGAAGAAGTAACGAAGACCCTTGCAGACGATTTACGTACCCGCTGCTTCTCTCTCGATTCAGCACTCACAGACGGAGGCAGAAGCCTTATGGATCTAATCGCGTCCAATGGGGACGAGCCGGAGGTGACTGATGCGGAAGAAGCAGTCCAAGCCGTACTCAGTCGGCTCAATGAGCAAGATGCCCAAATCATTCTGATGCGCTTCTTTGAAGGACACACCCTTGCCGAGATCGGCAAAAAAATGGGTATTTCCCGGGAATGGGTTCGTCGGTTGGAGACCAGGGCGTTGTGCAACCTGCGAAGTCGGATGCAGATGACTCCAGAGTTAATTTCACGCTAATGAAAGACAAACTGCCACTTTCATTCGTCAATGTTGATCTGGAGTGAGGAGCTCTTCTGCCTTTTTTCTGTATTTTCGCCCCTTACAGCGAGTCATGGATCAGCGTGGAGGAGAAATTTGGTCCGAGGACCTAGCGAGAGAACTCAACAACGAGATCTCGGAGCTTCAAGCCCGAGTCGCCTTCCCCCAACACTGGAGCAGCGGAGAGCATGAGCAGCACATCGAGAAGCTTCGCCAGCTCAACTACGAAAAAAGACGCCTGAGGGATCAACCAGGTTCATCTCCTATGGAGCGAACTCATCACTGAAAAGCTTTCGTACAAGCCTGTTGTCGCCTGGCTTGCTAATGAGCCACAGCGGCTTTACTGCCAGTTCACCAGCCATCAAGTTGACTCTCGAAATGATTTGATCTGCTTGCGCAGCTTCCATTGGCGACCACCTGATGACCCGATCCCTCAGGGGAGTCAACTGATGACACATGAAGAGGCTCTGGAGAAATGGAACAGGCTCAAGTCGATGGGCTGGAAGAAATGTGCTGGCCCTCTGCACCGAGGCATTCTCTAGAAATGAACAACCGATTAGTGGGCTTGGTCTTCGCCGCCGGGCGACCTT contains:
- a CDS encoding DUF3721 domain-containing protein; this translates as MKAITFNAFTPRMMGCISISFALIAAFVVHPMASHAHGKGIYPSKAVAQQRASVIGCNTVHQNNGKWMPCADERELHRQLRKL
- a CDS encoding DUF411 domain-containing protein is translated as MTAFRFLCQCSAAVRTGLVGVFVVGSLLSVIQPVQVHGDIKGGAAMPDTSRATGPQMSVYRSASCGCCMSWGSHIASAGFRIDDHVTEDMDVVKKARGVSPQQASCHTAVVEGYVIEGHVPASAIQRLLKERPNIRGLAVPGMPMGSPGMEVAGVEAERFEVLAIAHDGTTSVFARY
- a CDS encoding DUF2973 domain-containing protein, producing MRSVLSGLFPLAYAIVLTCLLLQAFRVMRLSSASVASAPRDRTGLKTIHPELLDENGLMTNEELWTVRFSDQDGVVFPEA
- a CDS encoding sigma-70 family RNA polymerase sigma factor codes for the protein MDSFGDYLQEIGRVPLLTDQEEIYCSHQIQAWLQYVGGPEAAPTQVQRRGKRAKERLMSGNLRLVVSVCKKNLGRGLELQDMVQEGSLGLSRAAEKFDATRGYKFSTYAYWWIRQGLNRAISQQTRTIRIPSNRRELLSKIKTVRNRLTLELEDQPTVQQISDQLDVTVEEVTKTLADDLRTRCFSLDSALTDGGRSLMDLIASNGDEPEVTDAEEAVQAVLSRLNEQDAQIILMRFFEGHTLAEIGKKMGISREWVRRLETRALCNLRSRMQMTPELISR
- a CDS encoding DUF1651 domain-containing protein; translation: MTEKLSYKPVVAWLANEPQRLYCQFTSHQVDSRNDLICLRSFHWRPPDDPIPQGSQLMTHEEALEKWNRLKSMGWKKCAGPLHRGIL